In one Parageobacillus genomosp. 1 genomic region, the following are encoded:
- a CDS encoding DNA translocase FtsK: MKWLKRMIRYWLDSDEEPTASAGQQHRGRPTASQLDVKVLYQYPKGNFRFPLIPDDRPAERRFSSLGQEYEENGQAVSLRRNVPKHDESRQDNNKKTFRPSDVLSPIYGYNRKMTKKDDPVIEWELPSYSKDDKLSISSRSYVPKYDQSGQVDDKKAFRPSDVPSPIYGYNRKVTKKSDAVIEWELPSYTEDDKLSISVSEEEETGGRLATPECLHTSEKEIGVEAVQEEKEETDLLNSGEEQQETTDEEKEVLIREEEQPEQEEEENDSKRGYEVKQSPSPRRSRIPYNVIMLKQDRKKWEEKRKSANSGYQFPPLSLLESPQQRHESDEQWIREQCERLNRTFASFHIGAKVVNTTQGPTVTRFEVQPDLGVKVSKITNLADDIKLNLAAKDIRIEAPIPGKRTIGIEVPNVKSRPVLIREILESEAFRHSPSPLTVALGLDISGAPAVTDLKKMPHGLIAGATGSGKSVCINTMLVSLLYKAAPHEVKLLLIDPKMVELAPYNGIPHLVSPVITDVKAATGALKWAVEEMERRYELFAHAGVRDIQKYNELVKQKGSLEHHLPYIVIIIDELADLMMVAPADVEEAICRLAQKARACGIHLIVATQRPSVDVITGLIKANIPTRIAFSVSSQVDSRTIIDANGAEKLLGRGDMLFLGNGSSKTVRLQGSFVSDEEIERVVAHVKAQMAPSYLFQQDDLVKKTAIGQEEDELFYEACQFVVQQGGASTSSLQRHFRIGYNRAARLIEMMEQQGIISEARGSKPREVLITEEELANWQENSMI, translated from the coding sequence ATGAAATGGCTTAAACGGATGATCCGCTACTGGCTGGATTCAGACGAGGAACCAACTGCTTCCGCCGGTCAGCAGCACCGCGGCCGGCCGACGGCTTCCCAACTGGATGTGAAAGTACTGTATCAATACCCAAAAGGGAACTTTCGTTTTCCGCTTATTCCGGATGACCGGCCAGCGGAACGACGCTTCTCATCATTAGGGCAGGAATATGAGGAAAACGGCCAAGCTGTTTCGCTCCGCCGCAATGTACCGAAACACGACGAAAGCAGGCAGGACAATAACAAAAAAACATTCCGCCCTTCCGATGTGCTGTCGCCTATTTATGGATATAATAGAAAAATGACGAAAAAAGACGATCCTGTAATTGAATGGGAGCTGCCTTCCTATTCGAAAGATGATAAGTTGTCCATCTCGTCCCGCAGCTATGTACCAAAATACGACCAAAGCGGACAGGTCGATGACAAAAAGGCATTTCGTCCTTCCGATGTGCCGTCGCCTATTTATGGATATAATAGAAAAGTAACAAAAAAGAGTGATGCGGTGATCGAATGGGAGTTGCCATCCTATACCGAAGATGATAAGTTATCCATCTCTGTATCAGAAGAGGAGGAAACAGGCGGACGTTTGGCGACTCCGGAATGCTTACATACAAGCGAAAAAGAGATAGGTGTCGAAGCGGTTCAAGAAGAGAAGGAAGAAACGGATTTACTAAACAGTGGCGAAGAACAACAAGAAACGACAGACGAGGAAAAAGAGGTGCTTATCCGAGAAGAAGAGCAGCCTGAACAGGAAGAGGAAGAAAATGATTCCAAACGCGGCTATGAAGTAAAACAGAGTCCTTCTCCGCGGCGTTCCCGCATTCCTTACAATGTTATCATGCTAAAGCAAGACCGGAAAAAGTGGGAAGAAAAAAGGAAATCTGCTAACAGCGGATATCAATTTCCGCCCCTGTCGTTATTAGAGAGTCCACAACAGCGGCACGAAAGCGATGAGCAATGGATTCGCGAGCAATGTGAGCGGCTGAACCGGACGTTTGCCAGTTTTCACATTGGCGCGAAAGTCGTCAATACGACACAAGGACCGACGGTAACGCGCTTTGAAGTGCAGCCGGATTTAGGGGTGAAAGTGAGCAAAATTACAAATTTAGCCGATGATATTAAACTAAATTTGGCGGCAAAAGATATTCGCATCGAAGCGCCGATTCCGGGAAAGCGCACGATCGGCATTGAAGTTCCAAACGTAAAAAGCCGCCCTGTGCTTATTCGCGAAATTTTAGAAAGCGAGGCGTTCCGCCACAGTCCATCGCCGCTGACGGTCGCGCTTGGGCTCGATATATCGGGGGCGCCGGCAGTCACCGATTTAAAAAAGATGCCACACGGATTAATTGCCGGAGCGACCGGTTCGGGAAAAAGCGTATGTATTAATACGATGCTTGTCAGTTTGCTGTATAAAGCCGCCCCGCATGAAGTGAAATTGCTGCTAATTGATCCAAAAATGGTCGAGCTTGCCCCGTATAACGGCATCCCGCATCTTGTCAGCCCGGTCATTACCGATGTCAAAGCGGCGACGGGTGCGCTGAAATGGGCAGTGGAGGAAATGGAGCGGCGCTATGAACTGTTTGCTCATGCAGGTGTTAGAGATATCCAAAAATATAATGAGTTGGTGAAACAAAAGGGCAGCCTAGAGCACCATCTTCCGTATATCGTCATTATTATCGACGAGCTGGCCGATTTAATGATGGTGGCTCCGGCCGATGTCGAGGAAGCGATTTGCCGCCTCGCGCAAAAAGCAAGGGCGTGTGGCATTCATTTAATTGTCGCCACTCAGCGTCCGTCTGTCGATGTGATTACTGGTTTAATTAAAGCGAACATTCCGACGCGAATCGCTTTTTCGGTTTCTTCCCAAGTGGATTCGCGTACGATTATTGATGCAAACGGCGCGGAAAAATTGCTTGGGCGCGGCGACATGCTGTTTTTGGGAAACGGTTCGTCGAAAACGGTCCGGCTGCAAGGAAGTTTTGTATCAGACGAAGAAATTGAACGGGTTGTCGCTCATGTGAAAGCGCAGATGGCGCCTTCCTATTTGTTTCAACAGGACGATTTGGTAAAAAAGACAGCGATCGGACAGGAAGAAGACGAACTTTTTTATGAAGCATGCCAATTTGTCGTTCAACAAGGAGGAGCTTCCACATCCAGTTTGCAACGACATTTTCGTATCGGTTATAACCGCGCCGCCCGTTTAATCGAAATGATGGAGCAGCAAGGCATTATTTCCGAAGCGCGCGGCAGCAAGCCGCGAGAGGTGTTAATTACGGAAGAGGAATTGGCGAATTGGCAAGAAAATAGTATGATATGA
- the ytpR gene encoding YtpR family tRNA-binding protein, protein MNVFYNQEGVGDVLLVSVKPIPSEQRAFEKKGDVVRIFDEQTGETAGYNIFQASTYHPFNGNGLLELNEELVSAINEILKKNGWNETIEADLSPKFVVGYVKEKKKHPNADKLSVCQVDVGTEVLQIVCGAPNVAEGQKVVVAKIGAVMPSGLVIQETELRGVPSYGMICSARELELPNAPQEKGILVLPDEYEVGRPFTW, encoded by the coding sequence GTGAACGTATTTTACAATCAAGAAGGGGTCGGCGATGTACTGCTTGTTTCTGTAAAACCGATTCCGTCGGAGCAGCGGGCATTCGAAAAAAAAGGTGATGTTGTCCGCATCTTTGATGAACAAACAGGAGAAACGGCAGGCTATAACATTTTTCAGGCTTCCACTTATCATCCTTTTAATGGAAATGGGTTGTTGGAGCTGAATGAAGAGCTTGTTTCTGCCATTAACGAGATATTGAAAAAAAATGGTTGGAACGAAACGATCGAAGCCGATCTTTCGCCAAAGTTTGTCGTTGGTTATGTGAAAGAGAAAAAGAAACATCCGAACGCCGATAAACTGAGCGTATGCCAAGTCGATGTCGGAACAGAAGTATTGCAAATTGTATGTGGGGCGCCAAATGTGGCGGAAGGGCAAAAAGTCGTGGTTGCTAAAATCGGCGCCGTCATGCCGAGCGGGCTTGTCATTCAGGAAACGGAATTGCGTGGAGTCCCGTCATACGGAATGATTTGTTCGGCAAGGGAATTGGAATTGCCAAACGCTCCGCAAGAAAAAGGCATTTTAGTATTACCTGATGAGTATGAAGTAGGGCGGCCATTTACTTGGTAA
- a CDS encoding DUF1444 domain-containing protein → MDSKQMYEEIKKRLAHHHDWVFQLDRKNDTLRIEAKETKKGVTISLPGVIAKWHEQKEEAINEMIYYVEQTLHTMHEEHTLSGKEKEIYPVIRSTSFPTKTKEGIPLLYDDHTAETRIYYALDLGNTYRLIDEKMVEQEQWDKERIKQIAHFNVRSLDVSVKEDKVAGNTFYFVNTNDGYDASRILNDAFLAKMRKKVTGTMALAVPHQDVLIIADLQNEVGYDVLAQMTMSFFANGRVPITALSFLYEDGKLEPIFILGKNYRKK, encoded by the coding sequence ATGGACAGCAAACAAATGTATGAGGAAATCAAAAAACGGCTTGCCCATCATCACGATTGGGTTTTCCAATTGGACCGGAAGAACGATACGCTCCGCATTGAAGCAAAAGAAACGAAAAAAGGAGTCACCATTTCGCTTCCCGGTGTCATTGCGAAATGGCACGAACAAAAAGAGGAAGCGATTAACGAAATGATATATTACGTGGAACAAACGTTACATACGATGCATGAGGAGCATACGCTTTCCGGCAAAGAAAAAGAGATTTATCCGGTGATTCGTTCCACCTCGTTTCCGACGAAAACGAAAGAAGGAATTCCCCTTCTTTATGACGATCATACGGCGGAAACGCGCATTTATTATGCGCTCGATTTAGGAAATACGTATCGTCTCATTGACGAAAAGATGGTGGAGCAGGAACAATGGGACAAAGAACGAATAAAGCAAATCGCCCATTTTAACGTCCGCTCGCTCGATGTGAGCGTCAAAGAGGACAAAGTTGCCGGAAACACGTTTTATTTTGTGAATACGAATGACGGCTATGACGCAAGCCGGATTTTAAATGATGCTTTTTTGGCGAAAATGAGAAAGAAAGTTACAGGAACGATGGCGCTCGCCGTGCCTCATCAAGATGTGCTCATTATTGCCGATTTGCAAAACGAAGTCGGATATGATGTGCTGGCGCAAATGACAATGAGCTTTTTTGCCAACGGACGAGTGCCGATTACTGCATTATCATTTCTATATGAAGACGGAAAATTAGAGCCGATTTTTATTTTAGGGAAAAATTATCGCAAAAAATAG
- a CDS encoding thioredoxin family protein: MKAIETAAQYENVKNTKKAIFVFSADWCPDCRFIQPFLPEIEKTFSDYEFYYVDRDQLLEVCQQENVFGIPSFIAYDHGKELGRFVSKDRKTKEEVEQFIRGLS, encoded by the coding sequence ATGAAAGCAATTGAAACAGCGGCACAATATGAAAATGTGAAAAATACAAAAAAAGCGATTTTTGTGTTTTCGGCAGACTGGTGCCCAGACTGCCGCTTTATTCAGCCGTTTCTGCCGGAAATCGAAAAAACGTTTTCCGATTATGAGTTTTATTATGTCGATCGTGACCAATTGCTTGAAGTATGCCAGCAAGAAAATGTGTTTGGCATTCCAAGCTTTATTGCCTATGACCATGGAAAAGAACTCGGCAGATTTGTCAGCAAAGACCGCAAAACGAAAGAGGAAGTCGAGCAGTTTATCCGTGGCTTGTCATAG
- a CDS encoding DUF84 family protein — translation MEIIAIGTTNQAKVAAVRGVFAPDRYTLIPTNVPSGVSAQPLSDEETRQGAINRAKHALEKEQADIGIGLEGGVMEIDGELWLCNWGALVDRDGTVITASGARLPLPAEVAEGIRSGRELGDVMVEYTGKRNIRHQEGAIGVFTNGHVDRASMFRHIVQLLAGQYQFFCQNR, via the coding sequence TTGGAAATCATTGCAATCGGCACTACCAATCAAGCGAAAGTAGCAGCGGTTCGGGGAGTTTTTGCTCCAGATCGTTATACGCTTATCCCAACGAATGTGCCATCGGGCGTTTCTGCCCAACCGCTTTCCGATGAAGAAACGCGTCAAGGCGCAATCAATCGCGCCAAACATGCGCTAGAAAAAGAGCAGGCCGATATCGGCATCGGTTTGGAAGGCGGCGTAATGGAGATCGATGGAGAGCTATGGCTGTGCAATTGGGGAGCGCTTGTCGACAGGGACGGCACTGTCATTACCGCCAGCGGGGCGCGCCTCCCCCTCCCTGCTGAAGTGGCAGAAGGAATTCGCAGCGGCAGAGAGCTTGGTGACGTCATGGTGGAATATACAGGAAAACGAAACATTCGCCATCAAGAAGGTGCCATCGGCGTATTTACGAACGGCCATGTTGATAGAGCCAGCATGTTTCGCCACATCGTTCAGCTTCTTGCCGGTCAATATCAATTTTTTTGTCAAAATCGTTGA
- a CDS encoding M42 family metallopeptidase → MNVETLQLFQTLTELPGAPGNEHAVRHFMRKELEKYADEVVQDRLGSIFGVKRGDENGPTVMVAGHMDEVGFMVTAITDNGMIRFQPLGGWWNQVLLAQRVQIITDRGPVIGVVSSVPPHLLNEEQRNKPMEIKNMLIDVGADDREDAKQMGIKPGQQIVPICPFTPMANPKKILAKAWDNRYGCGLAIELLKELKDEKLPNVLYSGATVQEEVGLRGAQTAATMIQPDIFFALDASAANDMTGDEKEFGHLGKGALVRIYDRSMVTHRGMREFVLDTAETHGIPYQFFAMPGGGTDAGRVHIANSGVPSAVIGICSRYIHTHASIIHVDDYAAAKKLLIELVKRCDRATVDAIKKNS, encoded by the coding sequence ATGAATGTGGAGACACTTCAATTGTTTCAAACGCTGACGGAATTGCCGGGAGCGCCAGGAAATGAACATGCCGTGCGCCATTTTATGCGTAAGGAACTGGAAAAATACGCCGATGAAGTGGTGCAGGACCGGCTTGGCAGCATTTTTGGCGTCAAGCGCGGCGATGAAAACGGCCCTACCGTGATGGTGGCCGGACATATGGATGAAGTCGGATTTATGGTCACTGCCATTACCGACAACGGCATGATCCGCTTTCAACCGCTCGGTGGCTGGTGGAATCAAGTATTATTGGCGCAGCGCGTACAAATTATCACCGACCGCGGTCCGGTCATCGGCGTCGTCAGCTCGGTCCCGCCGCATTTGCTAAACGAAGAACAGCGCAACAAACCGATGGAGATCAAAAACATGCTCATTGACGTCGGCGCCGATGACCGAGAAGACGCGAAACAAATGGGCATTAAACCAGGCCAGCAAATCGTACCGATTTGTCCGTTCACCCCGATGGCCAATCCGAAAAAAATTTTGGCCAAAGCGTGGGACAACCGCTACGGATGCGGGCTTGCCATTGAATTGCTGAAAGAGCTGAAAGATGAGAAACTGCCAAACGTATTATACTCCGGGGCTACGGTTCAGGAAGAAGTCGGACTGCGCGGGGCGCAGACGGCGGCGACAATGATTCAGCCCGATATCTTTTTTGCGCTAGATGCAAGCGCGGCCAACGATATGACGGGAGATGAAAAGGAATTTGGCCACCTTGGTAAAGGGGCGCTTGTCCGCATTTATGACCGCTCGATGGTCACCCATCGCGGCATGCGCGAATTTGTGCTAGATACGGCAGAAACGCATGGCATTCCATATCAATTTTTCGCTATGCCAGGAGGCGGAACGGACGCCGGGCGCGTACATATCGCAAACAGCGGCGTGCCATCAGCTGTCATCGGCATTTGTTCCCGCTATATTCATACACATGCGTCCATTATTCATGTCGATGACTATGCAGCCGCAAAAAAACTGCTTATTGAGCTTGTCAAGCGCTGTGACCGGGCCACGGTGGACGCGATTAAGAAAAATAGCTAA
- a CDS encoding PepSY domain-containing protein has protein sequence MSWKKFITGAALGFAAAYAIKTQLDRQMISSEKALSLAKAAFGQSGPISGSWIQTTPETYEKNNIRYTVYKGGICRDAAQYEFVIDAYTGTIIDTRPI, from the coding sequence ATGAGTTGGAAAAAGTTTATCACCGGCGCCGCGCTTGGTTTTGCCGCTGCCTACGCCATCAAGACACAACTGGATCGGCAGATGATTTCTTCAGAAAAAGCGCTTTCTTTAGCAAAGGCGGCGTTTGGGCAATCCGGGCCGATCAGCGGCTCCTGGATTCAAACCACACCAGAAACGTATGAAAAAAACAACATCCGCTATACTGTTTATAAAGGCGGTATTTGCCGCGATGCTGCCCAATATGAATTTGTCATCGACGCCTACACGGGAACGATTATTGACACCAGGCCGATATAA
- a CDS encoding MBL fold metallo-hydrolase, which produces MEQLKVGKITLTWLNGGVTHLDGGAMFGVVPKPLWSKKYPCNANNQIELRTDPILVQVDGKNMLIESGIGNGKLSDKQKRNFGVTEESSLEQSLHQLGLTTDDIDIVMITHMHFDHACGLTKWEGERLVSTFPRAQIITSQVEWDEMRQPNIRSRNTYWKENWEPIAEQVVPFEKEKEVANGIKMIHTGGHSDGHSIIVMESDGEMAIHMADLLGTHAHQNVLWVMAYDDYPMTSIFAKQKWIPYGIEKQAWFTFYHDAYYRALKWDENGNIIAHVKRSHS; this is translated from the coding sequence ATGGAACAATTAAAAGTAGGAAAAATCACATTGACATGGTTAAACGGAGGGGTAACACATTTAGATGGCGGCGCGATGTTCGGGGTCGTTCCAAAGCCGCTTTGGTCGAAAAAGTATCCATGCAACGCCAATAATCAAATTGAACTGCGCACCGATCCTATTCTTGTGCAGGTTGATGGAAAAAATATGTTGATTGAGTCCGGCATTGGCAACGGCAAATTGTCGGACAAGCAAAAGCGCAATTTCGGTGTTACGGAAGAATCATCGCTCGAGCAATCACTTCATCAGCTCGGTTTAACAACCGATGATATTGATATCGTGATGATAACGCATATGCATTTTGACCACGCATGCGGTTTAACCAAATGGGAAGGCGAACGGCTCGTTTCGACGTTTCCACGCGCGCAAATTATTACGTCGCAAGTGGAATGGGATGAAATGAGACAACCAAACATCCGCTCACGCAATACATATTGGAAGGAAAACTGGGAGCCGATTGCCGAACAAGTCGTTCCGTTTGAAAAAGAAAAGGAAGTCGCCAATGGCATTAAAATGATACATACAGGCGGGCATAGCGACGGACACTCGATCATCGTGATGGAGTCGGACGGGGAAATGGCGATTCATATGGCTGATCTGCTAGGGACACACGCCCACCAAAATGTACTATGGGTGATGGCATACGACGATTATCCGATGACGTCTATTTTTGCGAAACAAAAATGGATTCCATATGGCATTGAAAAACAGGCGTGGTTTACGTTTTATCATGATGCGTATTATCGCGCTCTAAAGTGGGATGAAAATGGAAACATCATCGCACACGTAAAGCGGAGTCACTCGTAA
- the trmB gene encoding tRNA (guanosine(46)-N7)-methyltransferase TrmB has product MRLRNKPWAKEKIASYPNYVIPHPEQYKGRWREVFGNDHPIHIEIGTGKGKFITEMAKLHPHINYIGIELYPSVLVSALDKLIESELPNVRLLNVNAKDLANFFAEGEIERIYLNFSDPWPKKRHEKRRLTYRAFLELYEKVLVDEGEIHLKTDNQGFFEYSLVSFSQYGLVLTHVSLDLHHSDFAGNVMTEYEEKFAAKGNRIYRCEAKYPPKHLA; this is encoded by the coding sequence ATGCGTCTACGTAACAAACCATGGGCTAAAGAAAAAATCGCTTCTTACCCAAATTATGTGATTCCTCATCCAGAACAATATAAAGGGAGATGGAGAGAAGTATTTGGCAATGATCACCCCATCCATATTGAAATTGGTACTGGAAAAGGGAAGTTTATCACTGAAATGGCCAAATTGCATCCCCATATTAATTACATTGGCATTGAACTATATCCGAGCGTGCTTGTCTCCGCGCTTGATAAACTCATCGAAAGTGAACTGCCGAATGTACGGTTGTTAAATGTCAATGCGAAAGATTTGGCAAATTTTTTCGCCGAGGGGGAAATCGAGCGCATTTATTTAAACTTTTCCGATCCGTGGCCGAAAAAACGGCATGAGAAACGACGCCTGACTTATCGGGCTTTTTTGGAACTGTATGAAAAAGTGTTGGTGGACGAGGGAGAGATTCATTTAAAAACGGATAATCAAGGCTTTTTTGAATATTCACTTGTAAGCTTTTCCCAATATGGCTTAGTACTGACACATGTCAGTTTAGATTTACATCATAGCGATTTTGCTGGAAATGTGATGACCGAATACGAGGAAAAATTTGCGGCAAAAGGGAACCGTATTTATCGATGTGAAGCAAAATATCCGCCGAAACATTTGGCGTAA
- a CDS encoding YtzH-like family protein produces MPLNHYHQITILKDILSEHQADCCGTVSECEQIERLVKSLLGNEQVHPQVKSILPDIYAYGQNGKYSADLNSHILSHQQQLSDWVNQLT; encoded by the coding sequence TTGCCACTAAATCATTATCATCAGATTACCATATTAAAAGACATTTTATCGGAACACCAGGCCGACTGCTGCGGCACCGTTTCCGAATGCGAACAAATTGAGCGGCTTGTCAAATCATTGCTGGGAAATGAACAAGTGCATCCGCAAGTCAAAAGTATCCTTCCTGATATTTACGCATATGGGCAAAACGGAAAATACAGCGCTGATTTAAACTCACACATTTTATCCCATCAGCAGCAATTATCGGACTGGGTCAACCAGCTTACGTAG
- a CDS encoding phosphotransferase family protein: MEQLLGKEWDITPAGGATGDAYFAEYEGKKLFLKRNSSPFLAVLSAEGIVPKLVWTKRLENGDVFTAQQWLNGRELKPHEMGSEQVASLLRKIHRSKDLVTMLKRLGKTPLRPEMMLETLKEYFARHAFANPFIGQAFHWLEQHLSSLQCDEYVVCHCDINHNNWLLAEDGKLYLIDWDGAMIADPAIDIGMLLYSYIPEEKWEEWLELYGLELTDSLRLRMKWYTIVQTLYSLIWQKKKNAEKEMQQSLHFLRKLVDPVR, from the coding sequence TTGGAACAGTTATTAGGGAAGGAGTGGGACATCACTCCGGCTGGCGGCGCAACGGGAGATGCCTATTTTGCGGAATATGAAGGGAAAAAGTTGTTTTTAAAACGTAATTCTTCCCCATTTCTTGCGGTTTTGTCAGCGGAGGGAATCGTCCCGAAATTAGTTTGGACGAAACGATTGGAAAATGGGGATGTATTTACCGCACAACAGTGGCTGAACGGCAGGGAATTAAAGCCGCATGAGATGGGAAGTGAACAAGTAGCGAGCTTACTGCGCAAAATTCACCGTTCCAAAGACTTAGTGACCATGCTGAAGCGGCTCGGCAAAACTCCGTTGCGGCCAGAAATGATGTTAGAAACACTAAAAGAATACTTTGCTCGTCATGCGTTTGCCAATCCATTCATCGGTCAAGCGTTTCACTGGCTCGAACAGCACTTATCTTCCTTGCAATGTGATGAGTATGTTGTCTGTCACTGCGATATTAACCATAACAATTGGCTGCTTGCCGAAGACGGCAAATTGTATTTAATTGATTGGGATGGTGCGATGATCGCCGATCCCGCTATTGATATAGGCATGCTTCTTTACTCCTATATTCCGGAAGAAAAATGGGAAGAATGGCTGGAACTTTATGGTCTTGAACTAACTGACAGCCTACGTCTGCGCATGAAATGGTATACGATCGTGCAAACCCTTTATTCGCTTATATGGCAAAAGAAAAAAAATGCGGAAAAGGAAATGCAACAATCGCTGCATTTCCTACGTAAGCTGGTTGACCCAGTCCGATAA
- the pulA gene encoding type I pullulanase has protein sequence MLDINRKFAAYLDAMNMVTVLVPKSYCNGEMQTFTLETPYGKRHPLAIERKTDLGESVKYECLCTIPIEIGREYLVYDHQGEATDLQIGAVVRTAAFDDHFFYDGDLGVEYTKEKTTFRVWAPTATEVKVKLVQPQTNAAEYIELERLEKGVWMTTVLGDLEGMYYTYVVCVNKIWREAVDPYAVAVSVNGEYGVIVDLAKTRTEKPPLPPLSSPADAIIYEMHIRDFTIHPESGIVHKGKYLGLAELDTKGPNQTTTGLSYLKELGVTHVELLPFNDFAGVDERDPLRQYNWGYNPVHHNAPEGSYATDPTDPYARICELKRAICALQENGIRVIMDVVYNHVYVREQSSFEKIVPGYYFRYDKYGNPTNGTGVGNDIASERKMVRKWIVDSVRFWAEEYHVDGFRFDLMGILDVETMKAVRETLDALDPFILVFGEGWDLPTPLPSKQKATMYNAEQLPRIAYFNDYFRDSVKGSTFQLPDRGFALGNCDHREKVKVAISGSIRKKGGMFLHPLQTVNYVECHDNHTLWDKMETANSHENEQTRKKRQKLATAIVLLSQGIPFLHSGQEFYRTKQGIDNSYNAPDSINQIDWVRKSEHEDDIRYIQGLIQLRKSHRAFRFSTDTEVNHHLFFLEPLPPSVIAYHLRCVEQYGPWRDIIVIHHNQEEKQDVFLPDEDQWHVLCDGVRSGTVPLFSVQKKISVDGIGTWVLVKQI, from the coding sequence TTGCTAGATATAAATCGGAAATTTGCCGCATATTTAGATGCAATGAATATGGTGACGGTGTTAGTGCCGAAGTCGTATTGCAATGGAGAAATGCAAACTTTTACGTTAGAAACGCCATATGGTAAGCGGCATCCTTTAGCCATAGAGCGCAAAACGGATTTAGGGGAAAGTGTCAAATACGAATGTTTATGTACGATCCCGATTGAAATAGGAAGGGAATATCTTGTTTATGATCATCAAGGAGAAGCGACCGATTTGCAAATTGGCGCGGTCGTGCGGACAGCGGCATTTGATGACCATTTTTTTTATGACGGCGATTTAGGTGTAGAGTATACGAAGGAGAAAACGACTTTCCGCGTTTGGGCGCCGACGGCGACAGAGGTGAAAGTAAAGCTAGTTCAACCGCAAACGAACGCGGCCGAATATATAGAGCTGGAGCGGCTGGAAAAAGGAGTATGGATGACAACCGTACTCGGCGATTTGGAAGGAATGTATTACACTTACGTCGTATGTGTAAACAAAATTTGGCGTGAAGCGGTGGATCCGTATGCGGTGGCCGTCTCTGTCAACGGGGAGTATGGAGTGATTGTTGATTTGGCGAAAACACGAACGGAAAAGCCGCCTCTCCCTCCGCTTTCTTCACCGGCTGACGCGATTATTTACGAAATGCATATCCGCGACTTTACCATTCATCCCGAAAGCGGTATAGTCCATAAAGGAAAATATTTAGGATTGGCCGAACTTGATACAAAGGGGCCAAATCAGACGACAACCGGGCTTTCCTATTTAAAGGAATTAGGTGTTACGCATGTCGAATTGCTGCCGTTTAATGATTTCGCCGGGGTGGATGAACGCGACCCGCTGCGGCAATATAACTGGGGCTATAATCCAGTTCATCATAATGCACCGGAAGGAAGCTATGCGACCGATCCAACGGACCCGTATGCGCGCATCTGCGAGTTAAAACGCGCGATTTGCGCGCTACAGGAAAACGGCATCCGCGTCATTATGGATGTAGTCTACAACCACGTTTATGTACGGGAACAGTCTTCCTTCGAGAAAATCGTTCCCGGGTATTATTTCCGTTATGATAAGTACGGTAATCCCACTAATGGCACCGGAGTTGGAAATGATATTGCTTCCGAACGGAAAATGGTGCGAAAATGGATCGTGGACTCGGTTCGTTTTTGGGCTGAGGAGTACCATGTTGATGGATTCCGTTTTGATTTAATGGGAATTTTAGATGTAGAAACAATGAAAGCGGTTCGCGAAACGCTCGATGCGCTCGACCCGTTCATTCTCGTATTTGGAGAAGGCTGGGATTTGCCGACACCGCTGCCGTCCAAGCAAAAAGCAACGATGTATAATGCCGAACAACTGCCGCGCATTGCCTATTTTAACGATTATTTTCGCGATAGTGTGAAAGGAAGTACGTTTCAGCTGCCGGACAGAGGATTCGCGCTTGGCAATTGCGATCATCGCGAAAAGGTGAAAGTGGCAATTAGCGGAAGCATTCGCAAAAAAGGTGGAATGTTTCTTCATCCGCTGCAAACCGTGAATTATGTCGAATGTCATGATAATCACACGCTATGGGATAAAATGGAAACAGCAAACAGCCATGAAAATGAACAAACGCGGAAGAAGCGGCAAAAATTAGCGACCGCGATCGTTCTGCTCTCGCAAGGAATTCCATTTTTGCATAGCGGACAAGAGTTTTACCGAACGAAACAAGGAATAGACAACAGCTATAACGCTCCTGATTCGATTAATCAAATCGACTGGGTCCGAAAGAGCGAGCATGAGGATGATATCCGCTACATTCAAGGGCTGATTCAACTGCGGAAATCCCATCGCGCTTTTCGATTTTCTACTGACACGGAAGTAAACCATCACCTTTTTTTTCTTGAACCGCTGCCGCCATCTGTAATCGCTTATCATCTTCGCTGTGTGGAGCAATATGGGCCTTGGCGTGATATTATCGTCATTCATCATAACCAAGAAGAAAAGCAAGATGTGTTTCTTCCCGATGAAGATCAATGGCATGTGCTTTGCGACGGGGTTCGCAGTGGAACGGTTCCGCTGTTTTCCGTACAGAAAAAAATAAGCGTCGATGGAATTGGAACATGGGTGCTTGTGAAACAAATATAA